A segment of the uncultured Treponema sp. genome:
CCGAAACTGCAATCAGAGAAACAAATGCTGTTCACCGCAATGTTGAAAAAAAATCTCCTGTAGTCGAAAAGCAAGTTTCTTCTCCAAAGGCTTCTGCGTCTAGCAATAAAAATTCAGCTTCTTCAAAAAGTTCTTCGCAAGTTTCTTCAGTTCCAAAAAAATCAGCTCAAGTTTCTGCTTCAAAATCTGCTTTGGCAAAAAAAGTTTCAGACAGATTCTGGGTTCAGGCTGGTTCTTACACAACAACAAAAAATGCTGACGAAGCCAGAGGAATTCTTGAGTCGAATAAAATTCCATGCGAAGTCTTTACATTTACAGATGCGAAAGGCGTGCTTCATTACCGCGTAAGAGTCGGACCTTATACAACAAAAAGTGAAGCCGAATACTGGAAGCAAAGAATCGATACAATTTCTTTGTTTGCAAAAAACGGAACTTATGTTACAAATACTAGCGCGGCAAAATAAAAAATGAAAAAAACAAATGCAATGCGCATTTTAGACAGCTTGGAAATTCCTTACGAAACAAAAGAGTACGATGACGACGGAGAACATTTGCTTCATAAGGGAGCTGCTTTGGAACTTTCTGAAAAACTTGGAATAAATCCTGAATGCGTTTTTAAAACAATAGTCATGCGCACGGATTCAAAAGAGACTGTTGTTTTTTGCCAGAGCGCGGTTTATGAAATCAATTTGAAAAAAGCCAGAGCTGCTTGTGGAGCAAAAGAAGTTCATCCTGTTAAGCCGGAAGAACTTTTGTCGCTTACAGG
Coding sequences within it:
- the ybaK gene encoding Cys-tRNA(Pro) deacylase, with amino-acid sequence MKKTNAMRILDSLEIPYETKEYDDDGEHLLHKGAALELSEKLGINPECVFKTIVMRTDSKETVVFCQSAVYEINLKKARAACGAKEVHPVKPEELLSLTGYIRGGCSPIGMKRKYRTFIDETVLLYDKVYVSAGIRGLQLVLSPSDLIKASDAQPVDLIL